A single Kribbella aluminosa DNA region contains:
- a CDS encoding carbohydrate ABC transporter permease has translation MSPPTTSPEQAAVEKVPDRSRRRRRQGAVGLLFALPALVLLGVFHIWASLFNIAMSLTDWSLGGASFVGLRNYVDLLTGAEFRNSLTVTLFFVVGTVPVTILLGLPIAYALHYRLARFHVYRVLVFTPYVVPTVASAMIWGVIFGSNPGSLANWILSWFGVGPHQWLVDGTGVVNLVLHPLGVQLPGLLGGPSVALTVTMVAQIWHMLGFTVIVLLSGLTGIGEDVREAARVDGAGELRVLRSVVVPLLSPTILFLAVISLIFAVREFNLIYVLTGGGPQGSSETLSMLMVRQFYEDNELGRGATTGTFLAITVAVLTLVQFWISRRRVHYE, from the coding sequence ATGTCCCCGCCCACAACATCGCCGGAACAGGCCGCCGTCGAGAAGGTGCCCGACCGGTCGCGACGCCGCCGGCGGCAGGGCGCGGTCGGTCTGCTGTTCGCCCTTCCCGCGCTGGTGCTTCTCGGCGTGTTCCACATCTGGGCGAGCCTGTTCAACATCGCGATGTCGTTGACCGACTGGTCGCTGGGCGGAGCGTCGTTCGTCGGGCTGCGCAACTACGTCGATCTGCTGACCGGCGCCGAGTTCCGCAACTCGCTGACGGTGACGTTGTTCTTCGTCGTCGGCACCGTCCCGGTGACGATCCTGCTGGGGCTGCCGATCGCGTACGCGTTGCACTACAGACTCGCCCGGTTCCATGTCTACCGGGTCCTCGTGTTCACGCCGTACGTCGTCCCGACGGTCGCATCGGCGATGATCTGGGGCGTCATCTTCGGATCGAACCCGGGCAGCCTGGCCAACTGGATCCTGTCCTGGTTCGGAGTCGGGCCACATCAGTGGCTGGTCGACGGAACCGGTGTGGTCAATCTGGTGCTGCATCCGCTCGGTGTCCAGCTGCCAGGGCTGCTCGGCGGCCCGAGTGTCGCACTGACGGTCACGATGGTGGCGCAGATCTGGCACATGCTCGGGTTCACAGTGATCGTGCTGCTGTCCGGGCTGACCGGTATTGGCGAGGACGTCCGTGAGGCTGCCCGGGTCGACGGTGCCGGCGAGCTCCGGGTGCTGCGCAGCGTCGTGGTGCCGTTGCTGTCGCCGACGATCTTGTTCCTGGCGGTGATCTCACTGATCTTCGCGGTCCGCGAGTTCAATCTGATCTACGTGCTCACCGGCGGTGGACCACAAGGGAGCTCGGAGACGTTGTCGATGCTGATGGTCCGCCAGTTCTACGAGGACAACGAGCTCGGCCGGGGCGCGACGACCGGCACCTTCCTGGCGATCACGGTCGCCGTCCTGACCCTGGTCCAGTTCTGGATCTCCCGGAGGCGAGTCCACTATGAGTGA
- a CDS encoding carbohydrate ABC transporter permease, with protein MSEPTRRLKTLPTHLALVVTCLILMVPLYWMVVTAVKPLQEALASPPTLWPHHVAFSNFADALRQAPFVRYVANTVLTAGLTAVGNVVIGSLAGYALARGRFRGRGVLLGFVLASVMVPGEATFIPNYVTIRNLGWYDSYLALVAPWLVGAFSVFLYRQAFRSLPESLFEAARLDGCSELRLFRAVAFPLVRATSLTVFVLSFVWTWNAFLWPLLVTSRPELRVLQLGLTAFQTEGGVYVNLLMAATVLSVVPVLVLFATTQRLVISGIGEGALK; from the coding sequence ATGAGTGAGCCGACGCGCAGGCTGAAGACGCTGCCCACCCACCTCGCGCTGGTCGTGACCTGCCTGATCCTGATGGTGCCGCTGTACTGGATGGTGGTCACGGCGGTGAAGCCGCTGCAGGAGGCGCTCGCCTCGCCGCCGACTCTGTGGCCGCACCACGTCGCGTTCTCGAACTTCGCGGACGCGTTACGGCAGGCGCCGTTCGTCCGCTACGTTGCCAACACCGTGCTGACGGCCGGCCTGACCGCGGTCGGCAACGTGGTGATCGGGTCGCTCGCCGGATACGCGCTGGCTCGTGGCCGCTTCCGCGGTCGGGGGGTCCTGCTCGGATTTGTTCTGGCCAGCGTGATGGTCCCGGGCGAGGCGACGTTCATCCCGAACTACGTGACGATCCGGAACCTCGGCTGGTACGACAGCTACCTCGCGTTGGTGGCGCCTTGGCTGGTCGGCGCGTTCAGCGTCTTCCTGTACCGGCAGGCCTTCCGGTCGCTGCCCGAGTCGCTGTTCGAGGCGGCGCGGCTGGATGGTTGCTCGGAGCTCCGGTTGTTCCGCGCCGTCGCGTTCCCGCTGGTTCGGGCGACTTCGCTGACGGTTTTCGTGCTGAGTTTCGTATGGACCTGGAACGCGTTCCTGTGGCCGCTGCTGGTCACCTCCCGCCCCGAGTTGCGTGTCCTTCAGTTGGGCCTGACCGCCTTCCAGACCGAAGGCGGCGTGTACGTCAACCTGCTGATGGCGGCGACAGTGCTGTCGGTGGTGCCGGTGCTTGTGCTGTTCGCGACCACCCAGCGCCTGGTCATCAGCGGTATCGGAGAAGGAGCTCTCAAATGA
- a CDS encoding extracellular solute-binding protein codes for MKVLPRRRCLTVLVVAGTALLAGACGFGGPNSPAAGSNAPIPDTLSKKTTISFWHVYTGADGAAIDGLVKKFEAANPNVTVQAQYVGGFNDLNKKVVSSLQAGSPPDVTVAYPPNVLEYVKSKRVVDLTPYVDKAGAGLSKQDLADILPNELKRNRYSTQGGAYLSFPFAVNVAVLYYNADLLAKAGFNAPPKTWADFERVCAAVKALGRTCYSANANASTLNAIGYSYGTSPVAADGKASFGTAQWKDAFGLLGRLTGSGTTRLASTGDAQTVDQNEFVSGQAAFIIRSSRTAPFLSKAIGDKFAWNAAALPQATATARPTTALYGPGLAAFASDPDRQLASWQLIKFLGSADTQSTWAKSTGNLPIRRSVVTAPAYAAYLKQHPATAVSASLVADAHWEGALGDQGIVAFLPQKLRNSMEDLEGGILSGALTPDAAQSQLQAQATRLMAAR; via the coding sequence ATGAAGGTACTTCCGCGCCGTCGCTGCCTGACTGTCCTGGTTGTCGCGGGTACGGCGCTGCTGGCCGGTGCCTGCGGGTTCGGCGGACCGAACTCCCCGGCTGCCGGGAGCAACGCCCCGATCCCGGACACCTTGAGCAAGAAGACCACGATCTCGTTCTGGCACGTGTACACGGGCGCCGACGGTGCTGCGATCGACGGGCTGGTGAAGAAGTTCGAGGCCGCGAACCCGAACGTGACGGTCCAGGCGCAGTACGTCGGTGGCTTCAACGACCTGAACAAGAAGGTCGTCTCGTCCCTACAGGCCGGATCGCCGCCCGACGTCACGGTCGCCTACCCGCCGAACGTCCTGGAGTACGTGAAGTCGAAGCGGGTCGTGGATCTGACGCCGTACGTCGACAAGGCCGGGGCCGGGTTGTCCAAGCAGGATCTGGCCGACATCCTGCCGAACGAGCTGAAGCGCAACCGGTACAGCACACAAGGTGGCGCCTATCTGAGCTTCCCGTTCGCGGTGAACGTCGCAGTGCTGTACTACAACGCCGATCTGCTCGCCAAGGCAGGCTTCAACGCCCCTCCGAAGACCTGGGCAGACTTCGAACGAGTGTGTGCGGCGGTGAAGGCGCTCGGCAGGACCTGCTACTCGGCGAACGCGAACGCCTCGACGCTGAACGCTATCGGGTACTCGTACGGAACGTCGCCGGTCGCCGCCGATGGCAAGGCATCGTTCGGCACTGCGCAGTGGAAGGACGCCTTCGGCCTGCTTGGCCGGCTGACGGGATCGGGCACGACCCGGCTCGCCAGCACCGGCGACGCCCAGACGGTCGACCAGAACGAGTTCGTCTCCGGGCAGGCGGCCTTCATCATCCGGTCGAGCCGGACGGCGCCCTTCCTGAGCAAGGCCATCGGCGACAAGTTCGCCTGGAACGCCGCGGCGTTGCCGCAAGCGACGGCGACCGCGCGGCCGACCACCGCACTGTACGGCCCCGGACTGGCCGCATTCGCGTCCGATCCGGATCGGCAGCTGGCATCGTGGCAGCTGATCAAGTTCCTCGGGTCGGCAGACACCCAGTCCACCTGGGCGAAGAGCACCGGCAATCTGCCGATCCGGCGGAGCGTGGTGACAGCTCCGGCGTACGCCGCGTACCTCAAGCAGCACCCGGCGACGGCGGTCTCGGCGAGCCTGGTTGCCGATGCGCACTGGGAAGGTGCGTTGGGGGACCAGGGCATCGTCGCCTTCCTGCCGCAGAAGCTGCGCAACTCGATGGAGGATCTCGAAGGCGGCATACTGAGCGGAGCGCTCACACCTGATGCCGCGCAGTCCCAGCTCCAGGCTCAGGCGACCCGGTTGATGGCGGCCAGATGA
- a CDS encoding sulfatase family protein gives MSRPNIVVFLSDDHAEWALGCSGNSEIRTPTLDHLARTGVRMRNAFTPSPVCSPARASFWTGLFPSQHGVHDFLALQDPEVAATPWLAGERLLGEQLQAGGYETAMVGKWHLGRTDETASGFDHWAPNDYLTATPGRQVVTDDAVRFLRERDTERPFFLYVGHFATHSPWQDRPERLVDQYRTATFGDIPDDPVYPYGRMAGEALFTTRNQPRAALAQYYAAVSEIDEGVGRVLDELEMQGLTDDTLVVYTSDHGLMTGHHGLWGKGNATVPYNMLDESIRVPMILRQPGVLLGDQVRDEFVNHCDLFELLLDHAGADVRDRRHEYPGRSFRELCRGGYVPDWPDEVFAEYGDTRMVRTRTEKLVWQPGAGRTLLFDLVADPRESVDVAGDRAASVAELTKRLDDWFARYDERGTSGLRVADLPRHNKREAWRDHGRHDIVAHPPWLAR, from the coding sequence ATGAGCCGGCCGAACATCGTGGTGTTCCTGAGCGACGACCATGCGGAGTGGGCGCTCGGATGCTCCGGCAACTCCGAGATCCGGACCCCGACGCTCGATCACCTCGCGCGGACCGGCGTACGGATGCGGAACGCGTTCACGCCCAGTCCCGTGTGCTCGCCTGCCCGCGCATCGTTCTGGACCGGGTTGTTCCCGTCCCAGCACGGCGTGCACGACTTCCTGGCGTTGCAGGATCCCGAGGTGGCCGCGACGCCGTGGCTGGCCGGCGAACGCCTGCTCGGCGAGCAGCTGCAGGCCGGCGGGTACGAGACCGCGATGGTCGGTAAGTGGCATCTCGGCCGGACGGACGAAACAGCCTCGGGCTTCGACCACTGGGCGCCGAACGATTACCTCACCGCGACCCCGGGCCGTCAGGTGGTTACCGACGACGCCGTACGGTTCCTGCGGGAGCGGGACACCGAGCGTCCGTTCTTCCTGTACGTCGGCCACTTCGCGACTCACAGCCCGTGGCAGGACCGCCCCGAGCGGCTGGTCGACCAGTACCGTACGGCGACCTTCGGCGACATCCCTGACGACCCGGTGTATCCCTACGGCCGGATGGCCGGCGAGGCCCTGTTCACCACTCGGAACCAGCCTCGCGCGGCGCTGGCGCAGTACTACGCGGCGGTGTCCGAGATCGACGAGGGAGTCGGCCGGGTCCTGGACGAGCTCGAAATGCAGGGTCTGACCGACGACACCTTGGTGGTCTACACATCCGACCACGGACTGATGACCGGTCACCACGGCTTGTGGGGCAAGGGCAACGCGACCGTGCCCTACAACATGCTCGACGAGTCGATCCGGGTGCCAATGATCCTCCGCCAGCCCGGCGTGCTGCTGGGCGATCAGGTACGGGACGAATTCGTCAACCACTGCGACCTCTTCGAGCTCCTGCTGGACCATGCCGGGGCCGACGTACGCGATCGGCGGCACGAGTACCCAGGTCGATCGTTCCGGGAGCTGTGTCGTGGCGGATATGTGCCGGACTGGCCCGACGAGGTGTTTGCCGAGTACGGCGACACCCGGATGGTCCGTACGCGGACCGAGAAGCTGGTGTGGCAGCCGGGCGCCGGCCGGACGCTGCTGTTCGACCTGGTCGCCGATCCGCGCGAGTCGGTCGACGTCGCCGGTGACCGGGCGGCGTCCGTCGCGGAGCTGACCAAGCGGCTCGACGACTGGTTCGCGCGGTACGACGAACGCGGCACGAGCGGTCTGCGCGTCGCCGACCTGCCACGACACAACAAACGGGAGGCGTGGCGGGACCACGGGCGGCATGACATCGTCGCCCACCCGCCGTGGCTCGCCCGCTGA
- a CDS encoding arylsulfatase, with protein sequence MSRPNTDFQGRIGTTVADSEPWWPDNDASGNRRPNVVTVVLDDTGWSDFGCYGSEIATPTIDRLAADGLRYTNFHVTPLCSPTRASLLTGRNHHRVGMRFLADTDTGFPNARGRIDADVPTLPRLLREQGYGTYLAGKWHLAPLHEITPAGPFHNWPLGKGFDRFYGFLGGCTDQYAPELFQDNAPIEPPPDEGYHLSADLVNQAIRFVTDHVAFRTEQPFYLQLAFGATHAPFQAPREYVDKYVETFAKGWDQTRADRFDRQVELGLVPPGSELSERAPGVPAWNELDDDRRELFTHLQAAFAGFLEHTDAQLGLFVAALERLGLLDDTVIVVCADNGASREGGAQGAVNVAAAYNGVTRTVATELSELDRLAGPDGPSFYPEGWANAGNTPFQLYKQYVDLGGVRSGLVVHWPRGVTGRGEVRRQFVHVVDLAPTLLELAGTAADLEFDGASIVGTFDDVGAGRDTQYWEMLGHRAIWHRGWKAVTCHEPGAPFGSDKWRLYDTTSDFSECRDLAAREPGVLADLQELWWREAKANDVLPLDDRRLKDLLKFRPPLGIAARRSLRLHAGQSHLPTTSTLCGLDRSMRVRARLTRAADGVVLASGGSYGGYVLYVQDGVLSFEYHFLDWRGRATSAPLPPGEIEVGFDLDRRDDRSARLHLTVAGDPVDVAELPMATTLLSFWGLDVGRDPVSQVSRAYTGPFPMPADVLAEVAIDFLEEHSAGAVADAIQATE encoded by the coding sequence ATGTCACGCCCAAACACAGACTTCCAGGGCCGGATCGGCACCACCGTGGCCGACTCTGAGCCATGGTGGCCGGACAACGATGCCTCCGGTAACCGCCGGCCGAACGTCGTCACCGTAGTTCTGGACGACACCGGGTGGTCCGACTTCGGCTGCTACGGCTCGGAGATCGCCACGCCGACGATCGACCGGCTCGCGGCCGACGGGCTGCGGTACACGAACTTCCACGTGACGCCGCTGTGTTCACCGACCCGGGCCAGCCTGCTCACCGGCCGAAATCACCACCGTGTCGGCATGCGCTTCCTCGCCGACACCGACACCGGATTCCCGAACGCGCGCGGGCGCATCGACGCCGACGTACCGACACTGCCGCGACTGCTGCGCGAGCAGGGGTACGGGACCTATCTCGCCGGGAAGTGGCACCTCGCTCCGCTGCACGAGATCACCCCGGCGGGGCCGTTCCACAATTGGCCGCTGGGCAAGGGGTTCGACCGGTTCTACGGTTTCCTCGGTGGCTGCACGGATCAGTATGCGCCGGAGCTCTTCCAGGACAACGCGCCGATCGAACCGCCGCCCGACGAGGGGTACCACCTCAGCGCGGACCTGGTGAACCAGGCGATCCGCTTCGTCACCGACCACGTTGCATTCCGGACCGAGCAGCCGTTCTACCTTCAGTTGGCGTTCGGCGCGACCCATGCTCCGTTCCAGGCACCTCGGGAGTACGTCGACAAGTATGTCGAGACGTTCGCGAAGGGCTGGGACCAGACGCGTGCGGATCGGTTCGACCGGCAGGTCGAGCTCGGTCTCGTACCGCCAGGGTCAGAGCTGTCGGAACGCGCACCGGGCGTCCCGGCGTGGAACGAGCTCGACGACGACCGGCGCGAGCTCTTCACACACCTGCAGGCGGCGTTCGCGGGGTTCCTGGAACACACCGATGCCCAACTGGGACTGTTCGTTGCGGCGTTGGAGCGGCTTGGGCTGCTCGACGACACGGTCATCGTGGTCTGTGCCGACAACGGAGCGAGCCGGGAAGGCGGAGCGCAGGGTGCCGTCAACGTCGCGGCGGCCTACAACGGGGTGACGCGTACCGTGGCGACCGAGCTGAGCGAGTTGGACCGGCTCGCCGGCCCCGACGGACCATCGTTCTACCCGGAGGGCTGGGCGAATGCCGGAAACACACCGTTCCAGCTTTACAAGCAGTACGTCGACCTGGGCGGCGTACGGTCGGGGCTGGTCGTGCATTGGCCGCGAGGTGTGACCGGTCGCGGTGAGGTGCGCCGGCAATTCGTGCACGTCGTCGATCTCGCGCCGACGCTGCTGGAGCTGGCGGGAACCGCAGCCGATCTGGAGTTCGACGGTGCCTCGATCGTGGGGACCTTCGACGATGTGGGTGCCGGCCGCGATACGCAGTACTGGGAGATGCTCGGGCACCGGGCGATCTGGCACCGCGGGTGGAAGGCGGTCACATGCCACGAGCCGGGGGCGCCGTTCGGCTCGGACAAGTGGCGGCTGTACGACACGACGAGCGACTTCAGCGAGTGCCGGGATCTCGCTGCCCGGGAACCCGGCGTACTCGCGGATCTCCAGGAACTGTGGTGGCGGGAGGCGAAGGCGAACGACGTCCTCCCGCTGGACGATCGACGATTGAAGGACCTGCTGAAGTTCCGGCCGCCGCTGGGGATCGCGGCACGTCGCTCGCTGCGGCTGCACGCGGGCCAGAGCCACCTGCCGACGACCAGCACCCTCTGTGGCCTGGATCGGTCGATGCGCGTTCGGGCCCGGCTGACCCGGGCGGCCGACGGCGTGGTGCTGGCCAGTGGCGGCTCGTACGGCGGTTACGTTCTCTACGTGCAGGACGGCGTGCTGTCGTTCGAGTATCACTTCCTCGACTGGCGAGGGCGGGCCACGTCTGCACCCTTGCCGCCGGGTGAGATCGAGGTCGGTTTCGATCTCGACCGCCGCGACGACAGGTCGGCGCGGCTGCACCTGACCGTCGCCGGCGACCCGGTGGACGTCGCGGAGTTGCCGATGGCAACCACATTGCTGTCGTTTTGGGGACTCGACGTCGGGCGTGATCCGGTGTCGCAGGTGTCGAGGGCGTATACGGGTCCGTTTCCGATGCCGGCCGACGTACTGGCGGAGGTGGCGATCGACTTCCTCGAGGAGCACTCCGCCGGGGCTGTCGCCGACGCGATTCAGGCGACCGAGTGA
- a CDS encoding nucleoside hydrolase has protein sequence MRPVLLDVDTGIDDALALTLAVRHPELDVRAVTCVAGNTAVDQVVRNTLTVLDAAGGTRIPVARGAERPLLAASRDASHVHGEDGLGDLGVPPSPRRPVEIHAVELMRLQLLDSTTPVTMIALAPLTNVALLLRMYPEAAAKLERLVVMGGAASVGNATPVAEFNVWHDPEAAAIVFGAGLPVTMYGLDVFYQVGISGEEAAKLAVSEDLGTCLVGRLLAGQVAKVHSEQRIPPGTATIGDAGAVCAVADPAGLNTSSLPVRVSLEGEDTRGQTIVDRRSRPGESDLAGRAQATRVDVALEVDAERYRRLFLDVACRGEA, from the coding sequence ATGCGGCCGGTACTGCTCGATGTCGACACCGGCATCGACGACGCCCTCGCGCTGACACTCGCCGTACGCCATCCCGAGCTGGACGTGCGAGCGGTGACCTGCGTTGCGGGCAACACCGCGGTCGACCAGGTCGTGCGCAACACCTTGACGGTGTTGGACGCGGCCGGCGGCACACGGATCCCGGTCGCCCGCGGCGCGGAACGCCCGCTGCTCGCGGCGAGCCGGGACGCAAGTCATGTGCACGGCGAGGACGGGCTCGGCGATCTGGGAGTGCCGCCTTCGCCCCGGCGACCGGTGGAGATCCACGCGGTGGAGTTGATGCGACTGCAACTCCTCGACAGCACGACGCCGGTCACCATGATCGCCTTGGCTCCACTCACCAACGTTGCCCTCCTGCTGCGGATGTACCCCGAGGCTGCGGCGAAGCTCGAGCGGCTCGTGGTGATGGGTGGTGCGGCATCGGTCGGCAACGCGACACCCGTTGCCGAGTTCAACGTCTGGCACGATCCGGAGGCCGCGGCGATCGTCTTCGGTGCCGGCCTGCCGGTGACGATGTACGGGCTGGACGTCTTCTACCAGGTGGGTATCAGCGGGGAGGAGGCGGCCAAGCTCGCGGTCAGCGAAGACCTGGGGACCTGTCTGGTCGGTCGGCTGCTCGCCGGGCAGGTCGCCAAGGTGCACTCCGAGCAGCGGATTCCGCCTGGTACGGCGACGATCGGAGACGCCGGTGCGGTCTGCGCGGTCGCGGACCCGGCCGGCCTGAACACGTCGTCGTTGCCCGTCCGGGTGAGTCTCGAGGGCGAGGACACGCGAGGACAGACGATCGTCGATCGACGGAGCCGTCCCGGCGAGTCAGACCTGGCCGGGCGCGCGCAGGCGACAAGGGTCGACGTAGCGCTCGAGGTCGACGCTGAGCGCTACCGGCGGCTGTTCCTCGACGTCGCCTGCCGTGGCGAGGCGTGA
- a CDS encoding ribokinase — MDGTVCVVGSLNLDLVTRVRRHPRPGETVTGEWTRTFPGGKGANQALAAARAGARTQLVGRVGADGNSYLAGLAERGVDCAAVLVTPDEATGRAIVMVDEQGENNIVVCPGANGHVTAADVDARAVISADVLLLQLELPVDVVRRAIDLAAAAGVRTVLNASPWSLSASELAELADVVIVNEHEAAALGPVPGTVCVTLGSRGARWLGIHVPAPEVQAVDTTGAGDAFAGTLAARLAAVAEPGQALHAAVTAGAAACCHLGPQGWALTG; from the coding sequence GTGGACGGCACGGTCTGTGTGGTCGGGTCGCTCAACCTCGATCTGGTGACCCGGGTACGACGACATCCCCGGCCCGGCGAGACAGTCACCGGTGAGTGGACCCGGACATTCCCGGGCGGGAAGGGCGCGAACCAGGCCCTCGCCGCCGCCCGGGCGGGTGCGCGGACCCAGCTCGTCGGCCGGGTCGGTGCCGATGGCAACAGCTACCTCGCGGGCCTGGCCGAGCGCGGAGTGGACTGCGCGGCGGTGCTGGTGACTCCCGACGAGGCGACCGGGCGCGCGATCGTGATGGTCGACGAACAAGGTGAGAACAACATCGTCGTCTGCCCCGGTGCGAACGGCCACGTCACGGCCGCTGACGTCGACGCGAGGGCGGTGATATCGGCCGACGTCCTGCTGCTGCAGCTCGAACTGCCGGTCGACGTGGTCCGACGTGCGATCGATCTGGCCGCGGCCGCTGGCGTCCGAACCGTACTGAACGCGTCGCCGTGGTCGTTGTCGGCGAGCGAACTGGCGGAACTGGCCGATGTCGTCATCGTCAACGAGCACGAGGCGGCCGCGCTCGGCCCGGTGCCGGGCACGGTGTGCGTAACTCTCGGATCACGCGGCGCCCGCTGGCTCGGGATCCACGTACCGGCGCCGGAGGTGCAGGCGGTCGACACTACCGGAGCCGGGGATGCTTTCGCCGGGACATTGGCTGCTCGGCTCGCGGCGGTAGCCGAGCCGGGTCAGGCGCTGCATGCTGCCGTGACCGCAGGCGCGGCGGCTTGTTGCCACCTCGGCCCTCAGGGCTGGGCCCTAACTGGATGA
- a CDS encoding LacI family DNA-binding transcriptional regulator yields MATISDVARAAGVSPSTVSRVLNQPEAVVVAKRDRVFAAIAELDYRPSSAARNLRRGSFDTLALLVGDISQPFHGALAKSVQRAADEHGYSLLLCDLDHSRDRLIGLLHSLPKRGVDGVIIATADNLNVQPVRGALSELLDQGVAVVCGSQNIRSLGVPALVTDRVAVARDATAHLLTQGLWPIVFLGGGPGSALTRDARKGYEQACRTAGRSDDELCVINGDYRAEAAEQSVGTLLDNGVRPAGIVADNTPMALGAARALTERGLTIPADVAIVSCEDVPLGAYLQPPLSSVRTDLEDYGRRIVDVLISAIAGQDVPARTLVPHHLVVRGSSS; encoded by the coding sequence ATGGCGACCATCAGTGATGTGGCTCGGGCGGCCGGGGTGTCTCCGAGCACGGTGTCGCGGGTGCTCAACCAGCCGGAGGCGGTTGTCGTCGCGAAGCGCGATCGGGTCTTCGCGGCGATCGCGGAGCTGGACTACCGGCCGAGCTCGGCGGCCCGGAACCTGCGGCGGGGGTCCTTCGACACGCTGGCGTTGCTGGTCGGCGACATCTCACAGCCGTTCCACGGCGCGTTGGCGAAGTCCGTGCAACGAGCCGCCGACGAGCACGGGTACAGCCTGCTGCTCTGCGACCTGGACCACAGTCGCGACCGGCTGATCGGATTGCTGCACTCGCTGCCGAAGCGTGGCGTTGACGGCGTCATCATCGCTACTGCCGACAACTTGAACGTCCAGCCGGTGCGTGGTGCGCTCAGCGAGTTACTGGATCAGGGTGTCGCTGTCGTGTGCGGATCGCAGAACATCCGGTCGCTGGGCGTGCCCGCCCTCGTCACGGACCGCGTGGCGGTCGCACGCGACGCTACCGCCCACCTGCTCACGCAAGGCTTGTGGCCGATCGTCTTCCTTGGCGGTGGGCCGGGATCGGCGCTGACCCGCGATGCCCGCAAGGGGTACGAGCAGGCCTGTCGCACCGCTGGACGGTCGGACGACGAGCTGTGCGTCATCAACGGTGACTACCGGGCCGAGGCTGCGGAGCAGAGCGTCGGCACGCTGCTCGACAACGGTGTCCGGCCGGCCGGTATCGTCGCGGACAACACCCCGATGGCTCTGGGTGCGGCGCGGGCCTTGACCGAACGCGGACTGACGATCCCGGCCGACGTCGCGATCGTGTCCTGCGAGGACGTCCCGCTCGGCGCTTATCTGCAACCCCCTCTGAGCTCGGTGCGGACCGACCTGGAGGACTACGGCCGCCGCATCGTCGACGTCTTAATCTCGGCCATCGCCGGTCAGGACGTCCCGGCGAGGACGCTGGTCCCCCACCACCTTGTCGTCCGCGGATCATCCAGTTAG
- a CDS encoding carbohydrate ABC transporter permease: MIGSIIALYPFASVLLLSLAPQSERITGFQIPTTLTFANFASAWTQGGFGQALFSSAIVAVGVVLGSLVCSILGGYAFATMRFWGRTVLAGFLLIGLVLPYEGLIVPLYYQLDSMHMLNTYWALILPHIATSSSLGIFWMRSAYENIPASMLDAALIDGASRHVALRRVYLPMSMPAVGTLATLLFLYSWNEFLMPLVFVPQNTQVQTAPLALSFFAGATRNFSASVTAAAAVIVALPVLILYVFLQRRFIAGVASGAVKE, encoded by the coding sequence GTGATCGGGTCCATCATCGCGCTGTACCCCTTCGCTTCGGTGCTTCTGTTGTCGCTCGCTCCTCAGTCGGAGCGCATCACAGGCTTCCAGATTCCCACGACGCTGACTTTCGCCAACTTCGCATCGGCATGGACGCAAGGTGGATTCGGACAGGCTTTGTTCTCATCGGCGATCGTCGCCGTCGGGGTGGTTCTCGGCTCCCTCGTGTGCTCGATCCTCGGCGGCTACGCTTTCGCCACGATGCGCTTCTGGGGACGCACCGTCCTGGCCGGGTTCCTCCTGATCGGACTGGTTCTCCCCTACGAAGGCTTGATCGTTCCGCTCTACTATCAGCTCGACAGCATGCACATGCTCAACACCTACTGGGCGTTGATCCTTCCCCATATCGCGACGTCGTCGTCACTGGGGATCTTCTGGATGCGGTCGGCGTACGAAAACATCCCGGCCTCGATGCTTGACGCGGCACTGATCGATGGTGCGAGTCGGCATGTCGCACTGCGGCGGGTGTATCTGCCCATGTCCATGCCGGCCGTCGGAACGCTCGCGACTCTGCTGTTCCTCTATTCATGGAATGAATTCCTGATGCCGCTGGTCTTCGTCCCGCAGAACACCCAGGTCCAGACCGCGCCCCTCGCGTTGTCGTTCTTTGCCGGCGCAACCCGGAACTTCAGCGCCTCCGTGACCGCCGCCGCCGCGGTGATCGTCGCACTGCCGGTTCTGATCCTGTATGTCTTCCTGCAACGACGCTTCATTGCCGGAGTCGCATCAGGGGCGGTCAAGGAATAA